A region of Curvibacter sp. AEP1-3 DNA encodes the following proteins:
- a CDS encoding CTP synthase gives MTKFVFVTGGVVSSLGKGIASASLAAILESRGLTVTLIKLDPYLNVDPGTMSPLQHGEVFVTDDGAETDLDLGHYERFIETRMRKTNNFTTGQIYKSVLDKERRGDYLGKTVQVIPHVTNEIQEFVKRGARFGEADAVDVAIVEIGGTVGDIESLPFLEAVRQMSLKLGPNNSAFVHLSYLPWIAAAGELKTKPTQHTAKQLREIGIQADALLCRADRPIPDEERAKISLFSNVPEWGVISMWDVDTIYKVPRMLHEQGLDGLICDKLRLNTPPANLKRWDDLVYETEHPQGEVTIAMVGKYVDLTDSYKSVNEALRHAGMKNHVRVKIEHVDSETIDSASVNQLAKYDAILVPGGFGKRGIEGKISTARFARESKVPYLGICLGMQVATIEFARHVAGLKDANSTEFEPESPNPVIALITEWKDADGTIKTRDANSDLGGTMRLGAQSSDVAKDTLAHRIYGDVVTERHRHRYEANVNYLDALRASGLVISALTQREQLTEIVELPESVHPWFVGVQFHPEFKSTPWDGHPLFNAFIKAAVEHQNGGKNLKAVA, from the coding sequence ATGACCAAATTTGTCTTCGTCACCGGCGGTGTGGTGTCTTCCCTTGGAAAGGGAATCGCCTCAGCCTCCCTTGCTGCGATCCTGGAATCGCGGGGCCTGACAGTCACCCTCATCAAGCTGGACCCCTACCTCAACGTTGACCCCGGGACCATGTCGCCCCTGCAGCACGGCGAGGTGTTTGTCACCGACGACGGCGCTGAGACCGACCTCGACCTCGGACACTATGAGCGTTTCATTGAAACGCGCATGCGCAAAACCAACAACTTCACCACTGGCCAAATCTACAAGAGCGTGCTCGACAAAGAGCGCCGTGGTGACTACTTGGGCAAGACCGTACAGGTCATTCCCCACGTCACCAATGAAATCCAGGAGTTCGTCAAGCGTGGTGCACGCTTCGGCGAGGCCGATGCAGTAGACGTGGCGATTGTCGAAATCGGTGGAACTGTGGGGGATATCGAATCGCTCCCCTTCCTTGAAGCCGTACGCCAGATGAGCCTCAAGCTCGGCCCCAACAACAGCGCCTTTGTGCACCTGAGCTATTTGCCTTGGATTGCCGCTGCCGGCGAACTCAAGACCAAGCCCACTCAACACACGGCCAAGCAATTGCGCGAAATTGGTATTCAGGCGGATGCTTTGCTTTGCCGCGCAGACCGTCCGATTCCCGACGAAGAGCGCGCCAAAATATCTTTGTTTTCCAACGTGCCTGAGTGGGGCGTGATCTCCATGTGGGATGTGGACACGATCTACAAAGTGCCCCGCATGCTGCACGAGCAAGGCCTGGACGGCCTGATCTGCGACAAACTGCGCCTGAACACGCCACCCGCCAACCTCAAGCGTTGGGATGACTTGGTCTACGAGACCGAACACCCTCAGGGCGAGGTCACGATCGCCATGGTCGGCAAATATGTGGACCTGACCGACAGCTACAAGTCGGTCAACGAAGCCCTGCGCCACGCCGGCATGAAGAACCATGTGCGCGTCAAGATCGAACACGTGGACTCTGAAACCATCGACAGCGCCAGCGTGAATCAGCTGGCCAAGTACGATGCGATTCTGGTGCCCGGTGGCTTCGGCAAGCGCGGCATTGAAGGCAAGATCAGTACCGCACGCTTTGCCCGTGAAAGCAAAGTGCCCTACCTTGGCATCTGCTTGGGCATGCAAGTCGCGACCATCGAATTCGCCCGCCACGTGGCCGGTTTGAAGGATGCCAACAGCACCGAATTTGAGCCGGAGAGCCCGAATCCCGTGATCGCATTGATCACCGAGTGGAAAGACGCGGACGGCACCATCAAAACGCGAGATGCCAACTCCGACCTCGGCGGCACCATGCGCTTGGGCGCCCAAAGCTCGGACGTCGCGAAAGACACACTCGCACACCGAATTTACGGCGATGTGGTGACAGAGCGTCACCGCCATCGCTACGAGGCCAACGTCAACTACCTGGATGCTCTGCGGGCATCAGGATTGGTCATCTCCGCCCTGACTCAACGCGAACAACTGACTGAAATCGTTGAGTTGCCCGAGAGCGTTCACCCTTGGTTTGTGGGCGTGCAATTTCACCCTGAGTTCAAGTCCACTCCTTGGGATGGCCATCCGCTGTTCAATGCCTTTATCAAGGCAGCTGTTGAACATCAGAACGGTGGCAAGAACCTGAAAGCAGTCGCCTGA
- the dut gene encoding dUTP diphosphatase, translating to MKIDVKIIDPRLTNNLPTYATPGSAGLDLRACLDAPLNLAPNAWQLVPTGMAIYLEDPAYAALILPRSGLGHKHGIVLGNLVGLIDSDYQGQLMVSAWNRSEVPFTIEPMERIAQLMIVPVVQAQFNVVTEFPASQRGEGGYGSTGKA from the coding sequence ATGAAAATCGACGTCAAGATCATTGATCCCCGCCTGACCAACAATCTGCCCACCTACGCCACGCCGGGCAGCGCTGGGCTGGACCTGCGCGCTTGCCTGGATGCGCCCCTCAACTTGGCGCCCAATGCGTGGCAACTGGTGCCCACCGGCATGGCGATCTACCTCGAAGACCCAGCTTACGCCGCTTTGATCCTGCCGCGCTCCGGCTTGGGGCACAAACATGGCATTGTGTTGGGCAACTTGGTGGGTCTGATCGACAGCGATTACCAGGGGCAGCTGATGGTGAGTGCCTGGAACCGCAGTGAGGTCCCGTTCACTATCGAGCCGATGGAGCGGATCGCACAGTTGATGATCGTTCCCGTGGTCCAAGCCCAATTCAATGTTGTCACCGAGTTCCCCGCGTCACAACGCGGGGAGGGTGGCTACGGCTCTACCGGAAAAGCTTGA
- the eno gene encoding phosphopyruvate hydratase: MSAIVDIVGREILDSRGNPTVECDVLLESGTMGRAAVPSGASTGSREAIELRDGDKKRYLGKGVLKAVEHINTEISEAVLGLDASEQAFLDKTLIDLDGTENKSRLGANAMLAVSMAVARAAAEEAGLPLYRYFGGMGSVQMPVPMMNVMNGGEHANNNLDLQELMIIPVGAPSFREALRWGAEVFHALKKILHDKGISTAVGDEGGFAPNVENHEAAILMILEAIDKAGYVAGEQIALGLDCAASEFYKDGKYELEGEGLSLTAQEWTDMLATWVDKYPIISIEDGMAEGDWDGWKVLTDRLGKKVQIVGDDLFVTNTKILKEGIDKGIANSILIKINQIGTLSETFAAIEMAKRAGYTAVISHRSGETEDSTISDIAVGTNAGQIKTGSLSRSDRMAKYNQLLRIEEDLGDVAVYPGRAAFYNLR, translated from the coding sequence ATGAGCGCTATTGTTGACATCGTCGGCCGCGAAATTCTGGACTCCCGTGGCAACCCTACCGTTGAATGCGACGTGTTGCTGGAATCCGGCACCATGGGCCGTGCAGCCGTGCCTTCGGGCGCATCCACCGGTTCCCGTGAAGCCATTGAACTGCGTGATGGCGACAAGAAGCGCTACCTCGGAAAGGGCGTGTTGAAGGCCGTTGAGCACATCAACACCGAAATCTCTGAAGCCGTGTTGGGCTTGGACGCTTCCGAGCAAGCATTCCTGGACAAGACATTGATTGACTTGGACGGCACCGAGAACAAGTCCCGCCTTGGCGCCAACGCCATGTTGGCCGTGTCCATGGCCGTGGCCCGTGCTGCAGCCGAAGAAGCTGGTCTGCCTTTGTACCGCTACTTTGGTGGCATGGGCAGCGTGCAGATGCCCGTACCCATGATGAACGTCATGAACGGCGGCGAGCACGCCAACAACAACCTCGACCTGCAAGAGTTGATGATCATCCCCGTGGGCGCACCCAGCTTCCGCGAAGCCTTGCGCTGGGGTGCTGAAGTGTTCCACGCCCTGAAGAAGATCCTGCACGACAAGGGTATCAGCACAGCCGTCGGCGACGAAGGTGGCTTTGCCCCCAACGTGGAAAACCACGAAGCCGCGATCCTGATGATTCTGGAAGCGATCGACAAAGCCGGCTATGTGGCCGGCGAGCAAATTGCCCTGGGTCTGGACTGCGCAGCTTCCGAGTTTTACAAAGATGGCAAGTATGAGCTCGAAGGTGAAGGCCTGAGCCTGACCGCCCAGGAATGGACAGACATGCTCGCCACATGGGTAGACAAATACCCCATCATCAGCATTGAAGACGGCATGGCCGAAGGTGACTGGGACGGCTGGAAAGTCCTGACCGACCGCTTGGGCAAGAAGGTTCAGATCGTCGGTGATGACTTGTTCGTGACCAACACCAAGATCCTGAAAGAAGGCATCGACAAGGGCATTGCCAATTCCATCCTGATCAAGATCAACCAGATCGGCACTTTGTCCGAGACATTTGCTGCGATCGAAATGGCCAAGCGCGCCGGCTACACCGCAGTGATCAGCCACCGCTCCGGCGAAACCGAAGACTCCACCATCTCCGACATCGCTGTGGGCACGAATGCAGGCCAGATCAAGACCGGATCCCTGAGCCGCTCTGACCGCATGGCCAAATACAACCAGTTGCTCCGCATCGAAGAAGACTTGGGTGATGTGGCCGTGTATCCCGGCCGCGCTGCGTTCTATAACCTGCGTTAA
- the coaBC gene encoding bifunctional phosphopantothenoylcysteine decarboxylase/phosphopantothenate--cysteine ligase CoaBC, with protein sequence MDLSGKHIVLGLTGGIACYKAAELCRALIKQGATVQVVMTEAAAQFITPVTMQALSNRTVYDSQWDARERNNMPHINLSREADAILIAPCSADFMAKLLHGRADDLLSLMCLARPIETVPLLIAPAMNREMWAHPATQRNLSQLRADGTHVLGVGNGDQACGETGDGRMLEPEELLLEVIAFFQPKLLAGQRVVVTAGPTFEAIDPVRGITNLSSGKMGFAIARAAQEAGAEVTLIAGPVSLPTPRGVARMDVKSALNMHAATMECARAATVFIATAAVADWRPATAADQKLKKDGSGATPQLEFVENPDILAEAASSPRAIEGKLFCVGFAAESHDLLAHATAKRLRKKVPLLVGNIGPATFGQDDNALLLVDAQCATELPRDTKLQLARQLMAEIAKRLHSH encoded by the coding sequence ATGGACCTTTCCGGTAAGCACATTGTTCTGGGTTTGACAGGTGGAATAGCCTGCTACAAAGCAGCCGAGCTCTGCCGCGCATTGATCAAGCAAGGCGCTACGGTGCAGGTGGTCATGACAGAAGCAGCCGCGCAATTCATCACGCCCGTCACGATGCAGGCCCTGAGTAATCGCACGGTGTACGACTCCCAGTGGGATGCGCGTGAGCGGAACAACATGCCGCATATCAACCTGAGTCGGGAAGCTGATGCCATTCTGATCGCGCCCTGCAGCGCCGATTTCATGGCCAAGTTGTTGCACGGTCGCGCAGACGATCTTTTAAGCCTGATGTGCCTTGCGCGCCCCATCGAAACGGTGCCCCTGCTGATTGCACCTGCCATGAACCGCGAGATGTGGGCCCACCCAGCGACTCAGCGCAATCTATCCCAGTTGCGCGCAGATGGCACCCATGTGTTGGGTGTTGGGAACGGTGACCAGGCCTGCGGCGAGACGGGCGACGGACGCATGTTGGAGCCCGAAGAGCTGCTGCTAGAAGTCATTGCATTTTTCCAGCCCAAGTTGCTTGCGGGGCAGAGAGTGGTGGTCACTGCTGGTCCTACCTTTGAAGCGATTGACCCTGTGCGTGGAATCACCAACCTTTCCAGCGGAAAGATGGGCTTTGCGATTGCACGTGCCGCGCAGGAGGCGGGAGCGGAAGTGACCTTGATCGCCGGTCCGGTGTCTTTACCTACACCACGAGGTGTCGCCCGTATGGATGTGAAATCTGCATTAAATATGCATGCAGCGACCATGGAATGTGCGCGGGCAGCTACTGTTTTTATAGCAACGGCGGCGGTGGCGGATTGGCGTCCCGCGACTGCGGCAGATCAAAAGCTCAAAAAGGACGGCAGCGGCGCGACCCCGCAGCTGGAGTTTGTGGAGAATCCGGACATCCTGGCAGAAGCGGCATCCAGCCCGCGTGCGATCGAGGGGAAGCTATTCTGCGTGGGTTTCGCGGCCGAAAGCCATGATCTTTTGGCTCATGCGACAGCCAAGCGGCTCCGTAAAAAAGTGCCCCTGTTGGTGGGCAATATCGGGCCCGCAACCTTCGGACAAGACGACAATGCCCTGCTGTTGGTGGACGCCCAATGCGCTACCGAACTCCCCCGCGATACCAAGCTTCAACTCGCGCGCCAATTGATGGCCGAAATCGCCAAGCGCTTGCATTCCCATTGA
- the kdsA gene encoding 3-deoxy-8-phosphooctulonate synthase — translation MKLCGFDVGLDQRFFLIAGTCSIEGLEMSLEVAGQLKEACTALGIPLIYKGSFDKANRSSGTSKRGVGIDAGLKILDEVRRQLQVPILTDVHDESHVAEVASVVDVLQTPAFLCRQTDFIRAVAQSGKPVNIKKGQFLAPWDMKNVIDKARAAATEAGLTPDRFLACERGVSFGYNNLVADMTSLAEMRKSGAPVVFDVTHSVQKPGGLGGSSGGAREMVPVLARAGVAAGVAGLFMETHPRPVDAWSDGPNAVPLRHMRTLLETLVALDSVTKKTPFLEDDFQ, via the coding sequence ATGAAACTGTGTGGCTTCGACGTTGGTTTGGATCAACGCTTTTTCCTGATTGCTGGCACTTGTTCCATCGAAGGACTGGAAATGTCCTTAGAGGTGGCAGGCCAGTTGAAAGAGGCTTGCACTGCCTTGGGCATTCCCTTGATCTACAAAGGGTCCTTTGACAAGGCCAACCGCTCCTCGGGCACCAGCAAGCGCGGCGTTGGTATAGACGCCGGTCTAAAAATTTTGGACGAAGTGCGGCGCCAACTCCAAGTGCCTATCCTGACCGATGTGCATGACGAGTCGCATGTAGCCGAAGTCGCAAGCGTGGTGGACGTGTTGCAAACCCCCGCTTTCCTCTGCCGCCAGACGGACTTCATCCGTGCAGTCGCGCAAAGCGGCAAGCCCGTAAACATCAAGAAGGGGCAGTTCCTCGCGCCTTGGGACATGAAGAACGTGATTGACAAGGCACGCGCGGCTGCAACAGAAGCCGGCCTTACTCCGGACCGTTTTCTGGCTTGTGAACGTGGTGTGAGTTTTGGCTACAACAATCTGGTTGCCGACATGACCAGCCTGGCTGAAATGCGCAAATCAGGTGCCCCAGTGGTATTCGATGTGACGCATTCGGTACAAAAGCCGGGTGGTTTGGGTGGCAGCAGTGGTGGTGCGCGCGAAATGGTGCCTGTGTTGGCCCGTGCCGGAGTGGCAGCAGGTGTGGCCGGCCTCTTTATGGAAACCCACCCCCGGCCAGTGGACGCTTGGTCGGATGGTCCGAATGCCGTCCCGCTGCGTCACATGAGAACATTGTTGGAAACTTTGGTGGCGCTGGATTCCGTAACCAAAAAAACCCCATTCCTGGAAGATGATTTCCAGTGA
- a CDS encoding septum formation initiator family protein has protein sequence MGNRWVPAVLIALLLILHGQLWFGRGSIPNVSKLTRQLEEQKQRNAQASQANERLEAEIHDLKEGLEIVEEKARSELGMVKANEIYVQIAR, from the coding sequence ATGGGTAACCGTTGGGTCCCTGCCGTGCTCATCGCACTACTGCTGATCCTGCACGGACAGCTGTGGTTCGGTCGTGGAAGCATTCCGAATGTTTCCAAACTAACTAGGCAACTGGAAGAGCAAAAGCAACGGAATGCCCAAGCTTCGCAGGCCAACGAGCGTCTGGAAGCTGAAATCCATGACCTGAAAGAGGGCCTGGAAATCGTGGAAGAGAAAGCACGCTCCGAACTGGGAATGGTGAAGGCGAACGAAATTTACGTTCAGATCGCCCGCTAG